Genomic DNA from Alkalihalobacterium alkalinitrilicum:
AAACAGTGGTCACTAGAAAGTGGATAGTCAATACGATAATGGCTTCCTCGACTTTCTTTTCTACATAGTGCAGAAGCTGCAATTAAATAACCAATCGTCAGCATGTTGCGGATTACGTGTTGTTCCGAAGAAATTTGGTAATATTGATTAGACTGAATTAATGATTTATATTTTTCAAACCATCTTATTGCTTTCAATAAGTTTTCTTTTGTTCTGACAATACCTACCCATTTGGACATAATCTCTTGTATTTCGTTTATTGTTGGAAGTTCTTGAACAGTGCTCATATCCTGACAAACGATTGGCATCACTTTCGTTTGTCGTACAGTTTCTTCAGTATGGAGAATCGTTCGAGCAAGTTCGTTTGCAAATACGACTCCTTCTAGTAAAGAATTACTTGCTAATCGATTTGCTCCATGGACACCTGTATTCGCAACCTCTCCAATAGCATATAATCCGTCTAATGATGTTTTCCCTTGAGCATTTGTTTCGACTCCACCCATCATAAAATGAGCGCCAGGCGCAATGGGAATTAGCCCATTTTCTAACTGAATCCCTGCTTTAACACAAAGAGAAGACACTGATGGAAACTTCTTTTGAAAATCATGAATAGAACGGATATCTAAGAAAACTTTTTCATTTTTCAAAATCCTTTGGAAAATCACTCTTGCTACAACATCTCGAGGAGCTAGGTCACCAAGTTCATGCTTTCCTTCCATTAGTAACTGTCCGTCTTCAGTAACAAGACGAGCCCCTTCTCCCCTTACCGCTTCTGAAACTAACCCTGCACCTCTTCCATTCTTGACGAGCATCGTAGGATGAAATTGAACAAACTCCATATCAGCAAGTCGTGCTCCTGCACGGTATGCAAGGGCCATACCATCTCCAGTTATTGTCGAGTGATTA
This window encodes:
- the nadB gene encoding L-aspartate oxidase: MKVFNSDVIIVGSGIAGLMAAELLSFHKNVIIITKSDVSHSNSMMAQGGIAAVIDQEDDWRDHFLDTLRAGCHYNNEDVTELLVKQGATMIEKLETLGVQFDKGKDGTYLLGQEGAHLKRRILHAGGDATGKELTTRLITRVKQHVTIHDHTDARDLMVENGQCYGVVCLDKYQQPVRYFAPHVVLATGGAGQLYSVTSNHSTITGDGMALAYRAGARLADMEFVQFHPTMLVKNGRGAGLVSEAVRGEGARLVTEDGQLLMEGKHELGDLAPRDVVARVIFQRILKNEKVFLDIRSIHDFQKKFPSVSSLCVKAGIQLENGLIPIAPGAHFMMGGVETNAQGKTSLDGLYAIGEVANTGVHGANRLASNSLLEGVVFANELARTILHTEETVRQTKVMPIVCQDMSTVQELPTINEIQEIMSKWVGIVRTKENLLKAIRWFEKYKSLIQSNQYYQISSEQHVIRNMLTIGYLIAASALCRKESRGSHYRIDYPLSSDHCLLQTVFCSIHKGEPYVLNKKGFVSNFVI